ttatttttgtacttatgTATTCTATATTGTTTTCGTGTAGTGCGTTTTTATACAAACCCTCGTGCCTCGGGCTTCCAACCACACCTGCACACCGTTTTTATGTATTTGTTTGAtctgtattgttgtttatcaCTTATTTTCTTTGTTGCAAATAGATTTCAACCTAAACCCCCAGATGGCAGCTGTATAGGTCAATGTTTAACTGATGGATTTGTTGCCCCAACTTGTGCTGTGTATAACAATGCTTGACAGATGATTAGGTGACGTGGACAGCATATTTTATCATATCATTCCCCGCACACGCCCTTTTTGTTTGAACACTAACATACGTGGAACAGGAAGTCATTGTCTGAAGTTGATAGTGTACTTTTGTAAAGAACAATGATACACTGAATAAACACAAAAGTCCGGTGGAGAGTGGTCCTTTCCATTATCATCTCAGCCCTGTGGAAGTAGGATAGCCTAGGTGTTTGTTTCTGCATTCACTTCTTCAGTAGACCTTTTCATGATGACACAATTAGGCATAGATGTCAAACACCAAGTTTATGCTTTTATGCAGCAAACTACATCCTCCCATGAAAGCAGTAAGAGAGCCTTTGCACTCTTATCTAATGTCATCAAGAACGGCCATGCATTCGAATAGCCATGTCATAGATTCACAAAATACTAGTTAGTCTCCAAGCATTCTGTGCTTTTAGGCATATGACATGGCTATTCCAATGCATATCTGCTCTCAATAGGGTATGCCACTCCCACACTCATGAGATCTCAGAGAAAGAATTAAAGCATTGACAGAGCTGCTGTGAAAAACGAAATATGATAAtttgatttctgtttttttacTTGCATGTATTACGCAGTCTTGATTAGAAAATGAAGGTAGCCTATATATCGTTGTCTGTATTAGAACATGGTCTGTgaaatccttgggacgtccctacttccccattgaagttgaaattatggtttagggtagggatgtcctaAGGATCCTGGATAGCACTGActactcctgagtggcgcagtggtctaaggcactgcatctcagagcaaGAGGCGTCACAACAGTccttggttcaaatccaggctgtatcacatcccaTAGGACAGCGCACAATgtgcccagtgtcgtccgggtttggctggggtaggctgtcattgtaaataagaacaaattctttactgacttgcctagttaaataaaggttaaattaaatgttttttttaatatattattTCATAAATAGAAAATAGGCCTACTGCTGGGATAGGCAATTTGGCCCTGTTTATAATCCATAGGCCAAATCCAGGCCAGGGATTTATGCAATGCAGAGAAACATAGAATATTTGCTAAATATAATGTATAGAGCAGCTTTCATAAATTCTTAATCTGCACAACAGAGCATAATTTCAGTTCTACTCCATGCTTTTCTCTCTAAACAGCCTTCCGAATGATGCAATACTGAACATTGTAGATAGAAATGCCatgaatagagctgacatgattcATCTTCACTCATGATTTTTACATTTCTGAGAGAAATGTTAGTTCTACACAATGCTTTTCTATCTGAAGACAGAAGTATGTTCTACAACATTGTTGTGCCTGTCTGACCCCAGCCCAAGTTCCTGATTAATTGTGTCTCAGTGTCATGGATTCCCCACAGAGTGAAACATGGCATGGATGACtcgcctgtctgtgtctgtctctctccttcagaTCCTCTGTCTCTGAGTGACGCAGCTATGTATGTGTTTGGGCCCCATGGTTGACTGccaggtgtgtgtagtgtttttagTCCCCGTACTCCTCCATAGCCAACCCCAGCCCAATATCCCCCAGCCCAATAtcccccaaccccagccccatatcccccagtcctaaccccagcCCATTTAACCCTGTCAGAGTATTTTGCTTGAACTAGCCCCTGTCTAAGTCCTAGCCCCAGCTCCAAACCCGTGCCCCTTTGCCCCTAGATccttctccttcctttcctcacACCAGCCCCCTTGCCCATTCAATTCAAACCACCCACTTCCAGACCTAGCACCAGCCCCACTCCCAACCCTGTTCCCCCAGCCCCACACTCTATCCGCCAGCCCAACTCTCTatcccctacccctctctcctggCCCACCACCATCTATCTCCAGCCCCACGTCCAGCCTCCGTACCATGCTGGGGAGAAACATGTCCCAGAAGCTGAGTGGGCTGCTGATAATCTTGGGGCTGGCGTGGGGGCTCATGTTGCTGCGCTACACCGTGCAGCAGCCGCGCCACAAGAGCAGTGGCGAGCTACGCCAACAGATCCTGGAGCTGAGCCGGCGATATGTCAAGGTGCTCAACGAGGAGAACCAGAACACACTGGGAGGACCGCAAGGCCCCTCCATGGCCGGTTATGGTAAGGGCTGTTTTAGAGAAACCCTGAAGCTACACTTCTCTCTGGTTATGGCTCTGGAAATGAAAGGAACTGCTAATTTACTACTTGAACAAAAAttgattgttttattttttttttctctctctctctctctctcacacacacacacacacagctgatctGAAGAGGACCATAGCAGTGTTGCTGGACGACATCCTGACGCGCCTGGTCAAGCTGGAGGGAAAGATAGAGCTGGTGGCCAACACTTCAGCCACTAACTCCTCCCATCCTGCAGCAGGCTCCCTGGCCTCAGCTCCAGTTGCCTTACACAAGCAGGACACGCCAGGCAACCCCCGCCTGGAAACGcctcgcctccctccctccacacacacacaacagacctCGCCCAGGGGTATAGTAGTGTGGGTAGTGATTCAGGCCCTGTTCAAGTAAAAAGTGCATCCTTTCTTCTTTAGGTAGTCACTGATCTAATAAGTATGGTCGGGTGGTAACTTTCCTTTCACTTATCCATTCATTTACAGATCAGTGATTAACTCATGGGAGGAAGAAAAGAGTGAGGATGTATTCTAGATCATTTCAAACTAACCTAACCCTGAGAAAGGTCTGACTGCCTGTACCTTTCCAATAACTACTTGGCTGATTGACATTTTCTTACATAGACATTTGAGCATCTTTTTTAATACTATCAGTCATGGACTCTTAGGCATACGTTTTAGATTCCCTAATTGTTTTTTCATGAAAGGGTCTTCAAACCGGGATGTCTCTGAGGATGTCTGTGGGCAGCAACAAAGCATCAACAACAGTAGAGGAAATGAACTCTGTGGAGTCTTCAAGGAAGCTGATGATGAATATGAATGGCACAGCCACCCCGGTATTATATCCCTTGGACAGACCGACTACGAATTTGCTGTACTGCTTCTTTAAATCTCATCCATATCAGAAGTTGCTGAACTAAACAATGCACTCATGGTAGTTTTGGAAATGATGTATTTGAGTTTGCAGAAGCTCCTGGTGCTTAATATGTGGATTTGAAAAGTCCCTTTTtagcttttttatatatatacatatatatgataTAAAAAAAACGATTTAGCTGTTGTACAGtagactttttttttaaaggataaaAGTGATAATCCAAAGAATTTTATTTGCACTCTCCTTGAAGGcttcaaaaatgtatttttactttGATTTTAGATGGTGTATAATAAGTCGAATGTAACTGTCAATAAGCAGATGATTACCAAGTGGTTACAATTGATCAATTCCAACTACATCTCTATCCTCTTTGTCAGTACCCAGACTGTTAGTCCTTGTTGATTCCCCTTGCAGATACGAATGGTTAGGGTCAGGACTTTTTCCTGACTGACCAGTAAAAACTCCTATCCCAATCAATGTACAACCAGTTTTTTGTCTCACTTTAGCCCTCTGATTAAGTTGCTCGTCTATTTCTTACACATACCAGTCTGAGCTCACATTACACAGCGATTAT
This genomic interval from Salmo salar chromosome ssa27, Ssal_v3.1, whole genome shotgun sequence contains the following:
- the LOC106588871 gene encoding coiled-coil domain-containing protein 126 isoform X1, with the translated sequence MLGRNMSQKLSGLLIILGLAWGLMLLRYTVQQPRHKSSGELRQQILELSRRYVKVLNEENQNTLGGPQGPSMAGYADLKRTIAVLLDDILTRLVKLEGKIELVANTSATNSSHPAAGSLASAPVALHKQDTPGNPRLETPRLPPSTHTQQTSPRGIVVSVINSWEEEKRSSNRDVSEDVCGQQQSINNSRGNELCGVFKEADDEYEWHSHPGIISLGQTDYEFAVLLL
- the LOC106588871 gene encoding coiled-coil domain-containing protein 126 isoform X3 produces the protein MLGRNMSQKLSGLLIILGLAWGLMLLRYTVQQPRHKSSGELRQQILELSRRYVKVLNEENQNTLGGPQGPSMAGYADLKRTIAVLLDDILTRLVKLEGKIELVANTSATNSSHPAAGSLASAPVALHKQDTPGNPRLETPRLPPSTHTQQTSPRDQ
- the LOC106588871 gene encoding coiled-coil domain-containing protein 126 isoform X2, whose product is MLGRNMSQKLSGLLIILGLAWGLMLLRYTVQQPRHKSSGELRQQILELSRRYVKVLNEENQNTLGGPQGPSMAGYADLKRTIAVLLDDILTRLVKLEGKIELVANTSATNSSHPAAGSLASAPVALHKQDTPGNPRLETPRLPPSTHTQQTSPRGSSNRDVSEDVCGQQQSINNSRGNELCGVFKEADDEYEWHSHPGIISLGQTDYEFAVLLL